One Bos taurus isolate L1 Dominette 01449 registration number 42190680 breed Hereford chromosome 3, ARS-UCD2.0, whole genome shotgun sequence DNA window includes the following coding sequences:
- the NEU2 gene encoding sialidase-2, with translation MASCPVLQKERVFQSGAHVYRIPALLYLPQQKTLLAFAEERTSKKDEHAKLIVLRRGSYSASTRQVQWHSQEAVSQAQLEGHRSMNPSPLYDEATGTVFLFFIAIPGQVSEHHQLQTRVNVTRLCQVTSPDHGKSWSPPTDLTDSVIASAHKDWATFAVGPGHCLQLSNPTRTLVVPAYAYCSHCSLKAPSPSAFCLVSHDHGRSWARGSFVAQGTLECQVAEVRDGQQRVVYLNSRSPLRARVQAQSANNGLDFKETQQVKKLVEPPHGCQGSIVSFPSPHAGSEPLDWWLLYTHPTDPQQRSNLGVYLNRWPPVPTTWSEPTLLAPGSCAYSDLQSMGTGPDGSPQFGCLYESDDYKEIVFVMFTLQQAFPAAFLLQ, from the exons ATGGCATCCTGCCCCGTCCTGCAGAAGGAGAGGGTATTCCAGTCGGGAGCCCACGTCTACAGGATCCCGGCTCTGCTCTACCTGCCTCAGCAGAAGACCCTGCTGGCCTTTGCGGAAGAGCGGACGAGCAAGAAGGACGAGCACGCCAAGCTCATAGTCCTGCGCAGGGGAAGCTACAGCGCGTCCACCCGCCAGGTCCAG TGGCACTCACAGGAGGCAGTTTCCCAAGCCCAGCTGGAGGGCCACCGGTCcatgaacccaagccccctgtaTGACGAGGCCACGGGCACCGTTTTCCTCTTCTTCATCGCCATCCCTGGGCAGGTGTCAGAGCATCACCAGCTTCAGACCAGGGTCAACGTGACCCGGCTGTGCCAGGTCACCAGCCCAGACCACGGCAAGTCCTGGAGCCCTCCCACCGACCTCACCGACTCCGTCATTGCCTCAGCCCACAAGGACTGGGCCACGTTCGCGGTGGGCCCCGGGCACTGCCTGCAGCTGAGCAATCCGACgcggaccctggtggtgccagcTTACGCTTACTGTAGCCACTGCTCCCTGAAGGCACCTTCCCCCTCTGCCTTCTGCTTGGTCAGCCACGACCATGGGCGCTCGTGGGCGAGAGGGAGCTTCGTGGCCCAGGGCACACTGGAGTGCCAGGTGGCCGAAGTCAGGGATGGGCAACAGAGGGTGGTGTATCTGAATTCGAGGAGCCCCCTCCGAGCCAGGGTCCAGGCCCAGAGCGCCAACAACGGCCTGGATTTCAAGGAGACTCAGCAGGTGAAGAAGCTGGTGGAGCCCCCCCACGGCTGCCAAGGGAGCATCGTCAGCTTCCCCAGCCCCCACGCAGGCTCCGAACCCCTGGACTGGTGGCTGCTCTACACCCACCCGACTGACCCGCAGCAGAGATCCAACCTGGGCGTGTACCTCAACCGGTGGCCCCCCGTGCCCACAACCTGGTCGGAGCCCACCCTACTGGCCCCTGGCAGCTGCGCTTACTCAGACCTGCAGAGCATGGGCACCGGCCCTGACGGGTCACCCCAGTTTGGGTGTCTGTATGAATCGGATGATTACAAGGAGATTGTCTTTGTCATGTTCACCCTGCAGCAAGCCTTCCCAGCTGCGTTTTTGCTGCAGTGA